The window ataataataaatatattatatctttttacattatatatatatatgttctttattatttcaaactgttttttttaaattaaatttgtatataattattttagtTGCAATTTAAAGGTTTAAGGTTCAgagttatattgaattatatatatcataatatgttcattctatgaatatttttatttaacaaaaCTTCTTATTTGCACCCccccatttttttaatttaaattatagtTTAAGGGTTAGGACCCCCCACGGGTTGCATAATATAAGAACGGCAAAAATACAtcatattgtatatatatataaatatgtctATAATAATTGCTTTAATTCATTTTGTACACACATATAATAGTAAATTAACATAACAATAtctgatatatttttaattttgttatttttttaaattagtAAGTAATAACACATGTAATAGTAACAATTTAATTTAGTGATTATGTCTTATCACACAATTTGCTAGAATTACTATTCCCATTTAACTATGAAGAATTAAATTATGAATATAggaatgttatatatattcatattttgttctaatattACGAAAAAGTATGTTATTTAAGTTATTCATACAAAAGATGATAAtgaaagaaatatatgaataaaaaacgCGCATATAATGGAGTCAAATATTAtttcatacatatatatatttccataATACTATTAACTCAATTAAATGAATGTAATGTATCTATGAAATTGTTTatagtattattatattaataaactTCAAAAGATGAAATTTCgtcaaattttattttaattatataaaatataaacatattcatataatataaaattctacgggtacaaataataaataatatgattatGGCAAATGAATCAATATTATTTCAATTATTAATTATGTTTGGAACATCTTCCACAAACTCAGTATTATACATAAGTAGCAcaaaaattcatataaatatatatgttatcattttattcaaatatataataaaaatatattacacttattttaataattatataaaattataaacttAAAATATGAGCTCAAAATGTAGAAAAGAGCAGCATAATTCATTCGTCTAGAGGTGTCACATGTCAAACATTGTAGTTTAAGTGACAATTAGAAAGAATCATTTTATTCGTTTTTTAGTTCGATAACACTTGAATATAATTGTTGTTTGAAGATTGTTTTCCTTTTAGCTTTTTTAAATCGGATAAAATATTTGCAAATTCTGGATTTTTTGCAAGAAAATCATGCGGATTATTTTCCCATCACAATAATACCTTAGAAAGAGGTTCATTGTTATTTGAAGGTTGCTTTTCTAATCGTTCTTTTAAACGTAATGGAAACTTTAAGTTCTATGCCTCATTCTCAAGAAACCTGCGAGGAATGCATCTCCCGTTGATGACGATGATGTCGTAGGATAAAATCCATAATTATTGCctcctttatttttatttttatttttattttttttttttttttggggggTTTTGTCATTATCATCTTTAGGATTGTTATTGTTTAATTGATTTTCGTGTTTATGTCCTATATCACTGTTTTCGTCATTTGTGTTTATTTCTTTTGTACCACAAACGCTTTTATTTCCTACATCAGATACCTTATATTGATCATACAAGGGAATAAAcatacaaatttatatatgcgttaatatatatgtcaCACCATGTAAATAACcactattatataattttttaaacattattttatattttgttttgacAACTTACGTTCTCTTCGGAGCAATGTATTGGTACAGCAAAAATGGCATACAAGGCGATGCAAACTAAACTAAATAtctttttattcattttcttattaataaaatgtgttTCCTCAAATCAGTGCgctttaaataatatataggttttattatttattagtttcctttttatctattattattgtaaaataataatactattatttgatattacaatttgtttaatttaatttatataagcAAATTATTTGATGTTtatgaaattatatattgtttttattttaaatcatTGACAAATTTATAATCCTGCAATTATAAGTTAACAAaagttaatattttatttctactttaatatagataataacaataaataaataatttattttaaacgcataaaaaaatatataaacaatttgttttaaatacataaaaatatgtattttctgaatttttttttttttatttgaaccattatatttaatataacaaaattatttttaatatttaaaatataaataaattaatgcattagtttatatgcatatatcgtcatataaatatataataacagcTACCACCaaatatatagataaataattgcaaaatgttttatatttacgcttttttttcaaataacaagctatttttataaagagtatattattttaattataaaaaaataagtttaTGTAACAAATtctacaatatttttttttttttcatatttttatataaataaatctaTAGTATAATTTAAAGGCTCATTTAATAACATGTTTTATAGTTTATAAACTTATATTTGTCTATTGATTATCTACAAGCAAATTAATAAGTattaattatgataataaaatattagatatatatatatattgtaaataaatatatccaAACATATGAAAAACAATTAACAACAGTTGTTGTTTGCATATGAATACATTATTGTTATACTTCTCAAGTgcttaatattatttaataatattctatttttttttttcgtttttttaaatatatgatttCCATGATAAGcatgtaatatttttatttatataatatagctATGAATATGTAacatgaaatatattatttctatttaaatcatataaaatattcatatttttaagtataCCTCATATGAATAACTACGAATAATACATATGAAACCAAAAAATGAAGTACAGTTGATAAGAAACGCTTTATTTTGTCATATTATATCACCTTTAATATTTAAGCACTATAatgtctttatttttataaatactatttaaaataaaacataaatataacacAATAGTTATCATAGAACATTTcctaatatagaaaatatattctatacctttttataaaaatggggTAAGTGAGTCTTAACATTGTTTCCTCATATTAAAGCCCTAATTATTTATGCTAATAAATTGGGTgtgatttatttattattgattgaattttatattttttaaatacggagccatatatttttaaccctaaaataaaagttaattaaatttatcattCCAAAAAATCgtcttttcttttataaacaaaaaaaataaacaaaaaataaattaataaatggtaCAGAATCGGCCTCCATaagtttgtatatatttaataatccCATTTTTTCATCGACGCAATTTACGACTTAGAATTTTCTCAATTTATAACCTTTTTCATGCTTGTTTCTCTCCAACTTTTTCCCCATCCAAATGATAAATACcaacataaaaataagaaaaatatatgacatttttttattcgtaattatttatgaagaaaatattttaaaaattgtatatttaacaatttcttcttatttaccttatatataaatggtaGAATAATGAGTATTGAGATAGCTATATTCCCAATACCCACTACATCAAATTTAGTGCTTGTTACTATACACCATTTGAtgtttttttgttcattttaaTGTCAGTTCCAGGATGTGTGCTTCTATTCTCTATGTCTGATGAATATGTACTATATTTGGGGCCATGTTTTTCTAATAAATTAGATGCATCATTTGTATTACCCTTTGCACTTTTTGAATGAACTTGTTTACATTCTTAATTTACAAATCCATATATAGAATAATTTCTGATAATTTTTGGTGTAAGTTCTTTAATAACTATAcctaaattatttattgtattaCCCATTATGACTAAATATCTAAAGTTatcatatgtttttttaaaattgttcagtaaattaatatatgggTCACATTTATCaatcttataatatattttgtatatttaataatttatatatagctCAAAACTATGGAGCATAAAAGTTATTGTATCcttaatctaatattatatctttatggtaaacaaataaaaccatataaaaaattcctattaatataaattaaaaatttaacaaaaatataaactgGGGAATAAACAAACTGTataatttaatgaaaaaataaataagtttttatacatatatataacacaattctatattaatatattatttaaatgcttaacagtttttaataatatatattttttaaacaatataaaaaactatTAAACCACAAACTTTATTTCGTTATAGACAATgttattttacaaaattttgaCGCATGATAATgcatttgtattttattattatatattaattcacaTGTATTTTGGAATAggtaatatgtttaaaatGAATCttattacaattttataatattgtatataaaattgttaagGAGTTTTGGATGATggtaattataatttaaattaaaaatgttatgtgacatacaaataaaaagttCTTAAATAAAGCAAACACACTGTATATTTCGGCATTATATACACACAGTATATTTCGgtattatatacatacaatctatataatttaatagaaTCATAAACATACATATGAAATTCGACATATCAGTACTTCTGGCATATGAATACTAAACAATTGACAAAATAACggtaaaatataaataaacatttgcagcaataaatatagataactTCCAATTATGTAGAAAGATGTTATCTTGATTATTgcctttttataaaatatcaaTGATATATTTGACTCGCatgatttatttaaattataaaaataaatataagtattatattttatgaaattgAATTTCTTTGCGAACTTGtttttgtattaatatatattatttttttattttacaaatttctaaaaaaacgaattaagggttattatatatatcgcACTTTGTTTCTgtattcaaaatattttatatattatcattgccATTGAGTTatcatttataatttctGAATAGGGAATATTACTGATGATCCTTATTTTCCattatgtataaaaatatagatcctgatttatttatataaattataggtttttataattattttcttaatattatctctaaaaataaatggatttttcattatatgtgttcatattaaattaaatttgttCTATTGATATAAACACAAATAATACTcggtattaatataaaataatgttaattaATCAATGCTTTATTAACCAAGAAATATCCATAAAatttcacaaaaaaaaatttcaccacgtttatatatttatacttcAAAGAATTCCTAATAACTCGGGTCTATTCGTTTATTTTCGCAACATTACTCTCAGATTCGGAAACCTCAATTTCTGGTTCTCTTATCTCTGCTTCTTGTTCTTCATTTCGAAGTTTTAATTCCCACTCATTCTGAATGATTTCTAAAAATGCTGAAAAATCTTCAATAGATTTAACCATATATCCATGTATAATGGGTTGAATATCCGCCACTGAATAAGATGAACTTTGAATAACTTCATTGATCGCAGAAATTAAAATTTCTATATATCTGTACCATATATCATTCCACATCATACACTTCCATCGACTATctgtaatattattttcatttgtgtaaaaattatacaattcaaacatagttaaaaaaatttgattCCATGTGTCAATTGTGAATGTAATATACTCTGTCATTTCGACATCTTCATTTATATCAAAAGATGTATTGGAatctataaaattataattaaagtTTGGTGGTTCCATGATTTCCTGGTGACTGCCTTCTTGATGCTGagcatttttatatactttaaataTACTTATATCATCCACTCGCAAAATTCTTGCAAATCGtttcccattttttaatttataaaaatcattttcGTTAAAACATTGTGTATTATATCTGCAATAAAAGACATTAAAATTAtgcattaataatattttgctTTTTTAGTTCATACATGTGAATAATGTATAAAGAagcaattatatatacaaataagtATCCATGTAAAGTTAAAATTCTCATAAACATATGTTCATATAAGTTTTCAAGCATAATAAGAGGAATAATCCTTACTTAAAATGATAATAGTGAGATGTCTTCCAATATACAAAAAGTACAGCAATAATGCTTAACATAAATTTGTGAACttccattttatatttacaactttattctaatatattatgaCATTTATATTACGAAAAGTAACGTCTTTAATGATACATATTTCttgatttaaaatttattatttaaattcatttatatattccatCGAACgttgtatttttttgaaaatataacaattaaTATATTCTTCCTTTTGTATGCTAATATATAGTTATAGCAAAAGTATATTTAGTTTTCacttaaaaatgtatatataattaatatatgattttatCGACACGAGAACAAAAACAAGCAGCAcagaaaaataattttagatTAATATGCAATAAAGTATTTATTATCTTCATATTTTGGTAATTAAATTACCATACTAAATAAGTTAATATAAAagtttataatatttttattttttttttttaaattaaattttttattattaggAATCTGTATATTTATTGATTTGAGCTTATTCTTTAGATAATGGTTTCATAATTTATACATAATGAAAAAgagaaataaatattgtaagtttcatttatttttctattgatctcattaaattaaatttttttattaatattatttaaaattattttatgaatttcGTATCATATATTCtcataactttattttataatttaataatcaCATATGCATGCATACCAAATAACCTGATGAAATTTAATTACTgtaagaaaataatataatcctcatataattttaaaaatattcttataattaaaatatattgtctaaaataaaattttaaattaaaaatacgaTATTCTTAaatcaaaattaaatactaAAATTAAAGCATATAATGATTGACAAATAGAATTATGCGTTTATTGATACAACGCATCTGAGACATGTTAAAAATtgtacaattatatatttacgaCATGTATGATTCCTAAGTTAAccgtttaaaaaaaataaaaaacccATGGagcaaatataaaattatttcaatttatatacatttaattCTGAAAGCAAAAAcgtaaattttaaattttaaaaataaaactataaatgTCTATGTACAACCCGagaaacatatattaaaagagttTGAGGATGAATAAATTATGaccaaataatatatatatatatatatatatatttataattgaataatcataaatatcgtattaaaatttttgatattttgtGCATACCTAAAAACAAtagaaaagaaaataaaaacataaaatacgTTAAACTAAAAATTAGTTTAGAAATACCTTTATTTCatcctttattatttttatataatatatacatttcttAAAAGGAAGATATTATCATTTACGATAGttctaaaataaaatgtttctcATCATATATAAacgtatttttttttcaaagaATGCCTATTTTCACAAAAGTATTTTTTAGGGGCCTATAAATGATTGTTTTTGAATATAGGGCAATAAAAGTTTGATATAGCAccatattaaatatgtttcttaatagatttattatatattttaattgcTATATCccttattatttttgcaGAACGCGTTAGACATTAATAACTATGCCAAAAATGTAAAATCATTTTCTCTCcactaataatatttgttatttgcaataaaatacattttCTTAAACTTCCAGCATTTTTTAGTGTATATTTAGACGGAATTAGCTTAACATAGTGTCAAATAGCAAATAAATAGTGAttactataaataataataacagcatcgattatatatataaacaaacaGCCAATAAGTAATATGACAATGAattaaaagtaaaataatgtaatcatattatgataatattgTTATAACTGTATAAAATGCTAATGTAACAGTTACATATATAACCTaatgaattattttattacttagtttatatatatactacaAGTATATCTATCCAGGCTGAATTATTTCccgttttttatttatttcattttttatagccagcatataatttatttactaatTTAAAGTATGCTTTTAAATTACaaactaataaaaaatatgtataatgcATACATCACATATTTACTTTTGTGtgtttttgtgtttttttgtgtttgcatatattggGAGCATTTTTaagtaaatattatttaaaagaatagaagaaaatataagaaaaagttaaaaatattcGACAGTTTAATGTATTAAAACCtttgataaataaaaattagcaatcataaaattttacaaaaaatatacttttcatagattaattatatattccGGTTGCATATATAATTGCACGTGTGaacattttataaaattttgcaattttataattaatttatttaattattttaatattcttCGGATTTATCCATTAAAATACCTcaatgtataaaaattataatttgattgcaaaaatatattcatgaTGCACCATATCaccatttaaatttattcattaatcataaaaataagaattaattttttgaatcattagaatgtattaatattGCTCACACAAATTAAAACCATGACTCTTTAACATAAAAATCGAAAACCAAAGGCAAATAAAAATGCTTATAACAGCAATATATTGGCGTATGATGTATGTATTTGCCAAATACAAACTTAGTTACACAGAGTTGCACACATTGCAGAGAAcctaattaaaataaaatcctTATGTAATATTTCCACCTTAAAATTATAGACATAATACATAAATGGTTTTATagatttaattttttcatgtAATCAAAGATGCAATTTTATTATCGCATtgcataataaatatatattaaatatgatTGTCGTAAAAACGTTCgagtttttattattcactCAGTaaatcataaatataatgcGACCTGTTCATATTCATAATGAATAACACTCTACTTatcatgaaaaaaattacatatatataatatacattatatGCAATCAGTTTATTCTCACAAAACATTTTATGAACTGATAAAATCTTAAATATACAATTAGAACTAAATGCTAAAGCATAAAAATTAAACTTCTAAAAGGCTTTGttgcatatgtatatatttgt is drawn from Plasmodium yoelii strain 17X genome assembly, chromosome: 2 and contains these coding sequences:
- a CDS encoding fam-c protein, producing MNKKIFSLVCIALYAIFAVPIHCSEENVSDVGNKSVCGTKEINTNDENSDIGHKHENQLNNNNPKDDNDKTPQKKKKNKNKNKNKGGNNYGFYPTTSSSSTGDAFLAGFLRMRHRT